One Janthinobacterium sp. TB1-E2 genomic region harbors:
- a CDS encoding ABC transporter ATP-binding protein codes for MNACAIEFHNVHLQLAGSAVLRGIDLQVRAGELFGLVGVNGAGKTSLLKCLLDFCAPERGDIAIFGQPHRHGAARQPLSFLPERFQAPYYLTGGDFLRYLSRLHDVRPDAQAVQQVAGALDLAPDALLRPAREYSKGMMQKLGLAACLLSGKRQLVLDEPMSGLDPKARAQFKQVLRQARTQGRGALLTSHALADVEELCDRMAILHAGRIVFTGTPAECRARHGGAEDASLEQAFLNCIAT; via the coding sequence ATGAACGCCTGCGCCATCGAGTTCCACAACGTGCATCTGCAACTGGCGGGCAGCGCCGTGCTGCGCGGCATCGACCTGCAGGTGCGCGCGGGGGAACTGTTCGGCCTGGTCGGCGTGAATGGCGCGGGCAAGACTTCCCTGCTGAAATGCCTGCTCGACTTTTGCGCGCCCGAGCGGGGAGACATCGCCATTTTCGGCCAGCCGCACAGGCACGGCGCCGCGCGCCAGCCGCTGTCGTTTCTGCCGGAACGTTTCCAGGCGCCGTATTACCTGACGGGCGGCGACTTCCTGCGCTACCTGTCGCGCCTGCACGATGTGCGCCCCGATGCGCAAGCCGTGCAGCAAGTCGCGGGCGCACTGGACCTGGCGCCGGACGCCCTGCTGCGCCCCGCGCGCGAGTATTCGAAAGGCATGATGCAGAAACTGGGGCTGGCCGCGTGCCTGCTGTCGGGCAAGCGGCAACTGGTGCTGGATGAACCGATGAGTGGACTCGACCCGAAAGCGCGCGCGCAATTCAAGCAAGTGCTGCGGCAAGCGCGAACGCAAGGCCGTGGCGCCCTGCTCACTTCGCATGCGCTGGCCGACGTGGAAGAATTGTGCGACCGCATGGCCATCCTGCATGCGGGCCGCATCGTGTTTACAGGCACGCCCGCCGAATGCCGCGCCCGCCATGGCGGCGCGGAAGACGCCAGCCTGGAGCAGGCTTTCCTCAATTGCATCGCGACATGA